A window of the Pecten maximus chromosome 19, xPecMax1.1, whole genome shotgun sequence genome harbors these coding sequences:
- the LOC117317442 gene encoding neuronal acetylcholine receptor subunit alpha-2-like, with protein MKFPKSIKLRGTNKPRLPSMQFLTQQSIFNNGKILNEFSTKVMNCFQASLALQTWTDQRFNWSNTTYANISDMYVHEDNIWLPQIVVDNTFDRIISMSGSNLLLHVTSEGLVTWQPPGLYNTHCAVDTTWFPFDVQTCSISVSGWPYDVEDITITNNVSKFLTSDYRLNGEWQLYWTFVSPMATGDRTRLNFVLKLERRYAFYVMNVIVPVLLTSLLTPMVFKLPSESGERVSFILTVVLALEVLLTVVSAHMPATSLHTSVMEVYLVMVLSISGLAVILTALLLKLYHKGDDAALPKGTRLVLEFHKLITRRTATKTTKRKPSLAIDNADSKPCNETTEESLPGKLTNNYVMEEFDKVDAVKTHERITCREFSNILDDILFWAFFCLTLLCTFVFMLAMGFGGS; from the exons ATGAAGTTTCCTAAATCTATCAAACTCCGAGGAACCAACAAGCCGAGATTGCCAAGCATGCAATTCCTGACACAGCAGAGTATATTTAACAAT GGGAAAATTCTGAATGAGTTTAGCACAAAGGTGATGAACTGCTTCCAAGCGTCgcttgccctgcag ACCTGGACTGACCAACGTTTCAACTGGTCAAACACGACGTATGCCAACATTTCAGACATGTACGTCCACGAAGATAATATATGGCTTCCACAGATTGTCGTTGACAACAC ATTTGACCGAATAATCTCAATGTCTGGATCAAATCTTTTGCTGCATGTGACGTCAGAAGGACTTGTGACATGGCAGCCTCCCGGTCTGTATAATACTCACTGTGCCGTCGACACAACGTGGTTCCCCTTCGATGTTCAGACATGTTCAATATCG GTGTCCGGCTGGCCGTACGATGTGGAGGATATTACGATAACAAACAATGTGTCAAAGTTTTTAACCAGTGACTATCGTTTGAACGGAGAATGGCAGCTTTATTGGACGTTTGTATCACCCATGGCAACTGGCGATCGCACACGTCTCAACTTTGTCCTGAAGCTGGAAAGACGATATGCATTCTACGTCATGAATGTTATCGTTCCGGTTCTGCTGACGTCACTCTTGACACCTATGGTTTTCAAGCTGCCTTCGGAGTCTGGAGAACGTGTATCCTTCATTCTGACGGTTGTTCTTGCTCTGGAGGTCCTGCTGACTGTTGTGTCTGCCCACATGCCAGCAACATCGCTCCATACGTCAGTCATGG AAGTGTACTTAGTGATGGTACTAAGTATATCTGGATTAGCTGTAATACTGACAGCACTACTGCTCAAACTTTACCACAAAGGGGACGACGCAGCACTACCAAAAGGCACCCGGTTGGTGCTAGAATTTCACAAACTCATAACTAGACGAACAGCGACTAAAACAACTAAGAGAAAGCCTAGTCTGGCTATAGACAACGCTGACTCCAAACCGTGCAATGAAACCACAGAAGAATCCTTGCCAGGAAAACTAACGAATAATTATGTAATGGAAGAATTTGATAAGGTCGACGCCGTTAAGACTCATGAAAGGATTACATGTCGAGAATTTAGCAATATTCTTGACGATATCTTGTTCTGGGCTTTTTTCTGCCTAACGTTGTTATGTACCTTCGTTTTTATGCTGGCAATGGGGTTTGGAGGATCTTAA